A stretch of DNA from Salmo trutta chromosome 12, fSalTru1.1, whole genome shotgun sequence:
CATCCAAGGGTCGCacgtcttttcagtttgctgcagctagcgactggaaagagctgcaacaaacactcaaactggacagttttatctcaatctcttcattcaaagactcaatcatggacactcttactgacagttgtggctgctttgcgtgatgtattgctgtctttaccttcttgccctttgtgctgttgtctgtgcccaataatgtttgaatcatgttttgtgctgctaccatgttgttttgctaccatgttgttgtcatgttgtgttgctaccatgctgtgtcatgtgttgctgccttgctatgttgttgtcttaggtctctctttatgtaatgttgtgttgtctctcttgtcgtgatgtgtgttttatcatatatttatattgtatttatttgtaatctttaatcccagcccccgtccccgcaggaggccctTTGCCTTTTAGcagggcgtcattgtaaataagaatttgttcttaactgactttcctagttaaataaagggtcaataaaaaataaaataataataatttaagtgGCAATTACAAACTTGAGAAGAATTTATAAACCTTGAAATCACAAGGTTGCATGAAGGACAATACTCAGCAACAAAAGACAAAGTGTGTGGATTCATGAAGAAGATCAAACTCTGGGAGAAGAAATGTGAAGATGTTTCCAGCTTCTCTCCCCATAGAAAGGGATAGAAGGGGGGGTTAAAGATCAGAAACTGAGGAACTCACTTTAGACTAATAGGAGTAATTCTGCAGAGTTGTTGTTTGGAAAAGCACAACCCAATTTTCTGTCCTGTTAAATGTTGCCAGCATTATTAAAAAtatactgtaacgccctggccatagagaggggtttttgttctttattttggttaggccagggtgttacattgggtgggcattctatgttcattttctatgttgtctgtttcattgattttggccgtgtggcttccaatcaggcagagctgttgttggttgttgcttattgggagtcacacataagtgcctgtttttccgttggggttttgtgggtaattgtttctgttacgtattgcacctgacagtactgtttggctgtcagttttctcgtttttgtgtatagtgttctttcgtccattaaaatcatgatgaacactaactcctctgcgccttggtctactctctctcccgacagccgttacagaattacccaccaaaaacggaccaagcagcggaggaaggagaggcaccaggagaaggaaAGTAATATGGACTCATAGACtttggagaagatggagaggaacgttcaggattcctggagatgggaaGAATTAATGGACGGAaagggaccatgggctcaagctggggagtatcgccgcccgcagtgggtgATCGAGGCagcgatagctgagaggcgctggtatgaggaaaggAAGCGCaacagacacgagaggcagcccccataAAAACATTTGGGGgtgcacacggggagattggcggagtcaggcggtagacctgagccaactccccgtgcttacaggaggcagcgcagtactggtcagacaccgtgttatgcggtaaagcgcacggtgtccccagtacgcgttcatagcccggtgcgctgtaggccagccccccgcaagtgccatgtgagtgcaggcatcgagccaggacgggctgtgccagctcagcgcgtctggtctccggtgcgccttttcggtccaggttatcctgcaccggctctgcacactgtctccagagcgctgggagggcccagttcgcccaatgcctgcgctccgcccgtgccgggccaaagtgggcattcagcctggagtgtgggtaattagcctacgtaccagaactccagtgctcccccacagcccggtttatcctgtgcctcctcctcggaccgggcctccagtgggtctccccatcctggttaagcctgtgcatcctccacggaccaggcctccagtgggtctccccatcctggtctctcctgtgccgcctccacggaccaggcctccagtgggtctccccattatggtctctcctgtgccacctccacagaccaggcctccagtgggtctccccatcctggtccgtccagtgcctcctcctaggaccaggcctccagtgggtctccccatcctggtcagtcctgtgcctgctcaacggaccaggcctccagtcggtctcgccagtccggagccgccagagccgcccgcctgcccggagccgccagagccgcccgccagtccggagccgccagagccgcccgccagtccggagccgccagagccgcccgcctgtccggagccgccagagccgcccgcctatccggagccgccagagccgcccgcctgtccggagccgccatcgccacccaccagccgggcgcagccatcaccgcccgccagccgggcgcagccatcgccgcccgccagccgggcgcaaccaagGTCGcacaccagtcctccggcgcggccaggggTGCTCCCTAAGTGGGCGAcaccgagggtggagcggaggccacgtcccgcacctgagccgccgccgtaagaaggcccacccggaccctccccttcagagtcaggttttgcggctggagtccgcaccttgggggggggggggggggggggggtactgtaacgccctggccatagagaggggtttttgttctttattttggttaggccagggtgttacattgggtgggcattctatgttcattttctatgttgtctgtttcattgattttggccatgtggcttccaatcaggcacagctgttgttggttgttgctgattgggagtcacacataagtgcctgtttttccgttggggttttgtaggtaattgtttctgttacgtattgcacctgacagtactgtttggctcaGTGTTCTCATTTttgtgtatagtgttctttcaTCCATTAAAATCATggtgaacactaactccgctgcgccttggtctactctctctctcgacaGCCGTTACATATACATATCTGTATATACCATATACCGGAGTGTTTGGAAAAAGCcatgggatggtttttcaataccgtcaatacTTTTTGAAACTATTTCTTAGAAGTTTTTACAATATATTTGAATATTTGTATGTTTTTAAGTActgtataggctactgtagcctggtcccagatcagtttgtgctcttgccaactcctatagtTCTATGGTCACGCCGATGACAATAGCAGTTGGCGAGACAGCAACAGATGGGACCAGCCTATGtaaacattttggtcatttagcagacgcgacTTAGAGTCAGTGCAAGAAAGACAAGTACaattttggtatttggtattttaataggatccccattatctgttgcaaaagcagcagctactcttcctggggtcaacacaaaacatgaaacataatacagaatgacataatacagaacatcattagacaagaacagctcaaggacagaactacatacatttttaaaaggcacacgtagcctacatatcaatacatacacataaactatctaggtcaaataggggagaggcgttgtgccacgaggtgttgctttatctgttttttgaaaccaggtttgctgtttatttgagtaatatgagatggaaggaagttccatgcaataagggctctatataatactgtacattttcttgaatttgttctggattttggGGACTTTGGGGGGGGGAGAAGGCcagcatgtcttcatcactggacgTTCCATTTCTCTTTGCTTCTCTTCCAGCGGTTTATGGAGTAGCTGTCGTTAAATACATGCCAGATGTTGTAAGCTTCTTCCCAGCGAGCCTCAAAGTACCTGAACTTACGCTTGGGGATCTTATGCTTACACCATCTATAGGGAGATAACACAGCTTTTTTATCATTGAATTGATAACCAATGTGTAATTTATAGATAAGTAATAACAATCTATTGTCGGCTGTAAAACTGATAAACAAGTATACAATCCTACCCCAATGCACATGTACTGTGTATACACTGTGAGAATGTAGGCTGTTAATGAAGAGGTTGTTTCTGACCTGTACAGCTTGTTGATGGAGATTTTTTCCTGAGGATAGCCTTTAGGCAGCTCCATCATAGTGATGTCATAGTCACCCTGTCGCATCCCCTGAGAGAAAGAATACTTTATTATGACATGAATCTGTTTAATCTGTCCATTTGTCTGTCAGAAGACCAATTGGGATATTAATAACATCGTAAAAAGTAGAATAAAGTGTCAGATTTATCAACAACATGTCTAACCAAGAGGAAACTATCTGACTCCGCCTCTAGCGCCACCTAGTAGGAAGTCATCTGGAAACCAGCTTCAACCAGTCTTGTAGTGAGTCAGATGCTGTTTAGGTTCTCATGTACAAAGGATGTGACAATGACTAGAAAATAAGTGGAGAGTTACAAAAATAACATTAAAATATCTCTGCAATGCCTGGTAGCTGGGACTAACTAAACTAGAAATCATAtgcatatcacacacacacacacacacacacacacacacacacacacacacacacacacacacgtcctcacCATGTGGATATAGGGCCACATCTCCCAAAGAGAAATGTTTGTGTTGTCAACGATGATCGGATCCACTCCTCTGTTCAAGGCTTTAAAAACTGTCAAAACAAGCCAGAGTACCAGTACTTTAAAGAAGAACAAACTATGTGTGTGTAATGACATCATGAGCAGATTGTTTCTGCCCCTGCCCCCAGCCACCCAATACACACCATCCTCTCTATTCCGCCGATGGTTGCGTTGAAAGTTTCCTTTGGTGTAGTCGGTTCTTTCATGGTACCTGTCAGTGGAGAAAATTTCTCCTTCCAGTCCAAGTCCTGCATATTCATCACAGAGCATTCTGGAAAACAGAAGGAAATCATatcattatatatttatatattttcaaataaagtgttacaaccatgctggttaagtgtgccttgaattctaaataaatcactgacagtgtcaccagcaaagcacccccccccccacaatcacacctcctcctccatgcttcacggtgggaaccacacatgcagagatcattattttatttactctgtgtcttagaaagacacggcggttggaacccaaaatcgcaaatttggactcatcagactaaaggacagatttccattactcatgtttcttggcccaggcaagtctcttcttcttattggtgtcctttagtagtggtttctttgcagcagttcgaccatgaaggcctgattcacgaagtctcctctgaacagttgctgttgagatgtgcctgttacttgaactccgtgaagcatttatttggactgcaatctctgcaacagaggtaactctgggtcttcctttcctgtggcggtcctcatgagagccagtttcatcgtagcacttgatggtttttgcaactgcacttgaagaaaattttccagattgactgaccttcatgtcctaaagtaatgatggactgtcctttctctttgtttatttgagctgttcttgccataatatggacttggtcttttaccaaatagggaaaTATTTTGTATATCcccccttccttgtcacaacacaactgatttgctcaaacgcatcacgaaggaaagaaattccacagttaacaagacacacctgttagtttaaatgcattccaggtgactacctcattaagctggttgagagaatgccaagagtgtgcaaagctgtcatcaaggcaaagggtggctacttgaagaatctcaaatataaaatatatttagatttgtttaacacttgtttggttattacatgagtccatatgtgttatctcatagttttgatgtcttcactattattctacaatgtagaaaataatacaaataaagaaaaaccacaggaatgagtaggtgtggcccaacttttgactggtactgtatatttacaacaaaatgtataaaggggattggaaattatacagacaattacattgatagaagccacaatctacaATATTAGCAATATTAAAAAAGTGTTTAGGTGAAACTTCAGGAAATGAACCCACAATCTAAAAACAATACATATATTGACAAAAAAGACTTGGGGTAAGGCAGGCTCCCAATAGTTTGGATTGATTAGCTTACTCTGCCTTGCTTGTCTTTCCAACTCCTGGCAAACCTCGAAGGATGATCAGTTTCTTCAAGCGTTGATTTTGTCTTCCTCTCGACATTTCTCTTATACTTCAGACTGCTTCACCACCAACTACAGTACACAGCACATCAGCAGCTGTA
This window harbors:
- the LOC115204623 gene encoding NEDD4-binding protein 2-like 1; amino-acid sequence: MSRGRQNQRLKKLIILRGLPGVGKTSKAEMLCDEYAGLGLEGEIFSTDRYHERTDYTKGNFQRNHRRNREDVFKALNRGVDPIIVDNTNISLWEMWPYIHMGMRQGDYDITMMELPKGYPQEKISINKLYRWCKHKIPKRKFRYFEARWEEAYNIWHVFNDSYSINRWKRSKEKWNVQ